The sequence TTCTTTTCTGCAAGTACTTGATTAAAGCCATGAGAGTATTATGGCTCATCTTCTTGGACTCTAGTGCCGAATGCTCATCAAAATCTGATAGGTGGATTGGAGGTGAGGGTTCCATAATATCAGACAATCCAGAGGAACCTCTTGAGAGATACGAAGCATCTTGAGAAATGTCAATTACTTTCTCGGGTTCTGGAACCAAAGATGTTTTGGGGAGAACAATGGATGGATACAAAGAAAGCACATAGATGATATCTACTTGAGATGCTAAGAAATGTTCCATAGCCTCCTCATAGCTCCCATTATCAAAAAGATAATGTGCATATCTGCAAGGCAATGCCATGAGCTTATTCAAATCAAATGTAAAACTAAGATTGGAACTATCATGATTCTAATGCTGGTTTGAAAAATATGGAACATCTACCTTATGTGAATTGAACCCTCCTTGGCAGCTCGAAGGTTTGAATCTTCTGGTGGAAGCAGCTTGCACAAGGCCAAGGCTTCCTCAAAATTTCCAGATGCTGTCAACTGTACAATCTGCACTATAATACAGCCCTTAGTTCTATGTCCAAAGTACCATGTCCTCTGTCAACTGTACAATCTGCACTATAATACAACCCTTAGTTCTATGTCCAAAGCACCATGTCCTCATAATCTTTTCAAGTTCTTAAGCTAAGGCTATGGAAAAAGGCATGATTCAATTATAGACAAGGCTATTGTACATAAGAATACAAGATTTAGAGAAATGTCTTGTACAAATGTCTTGTACAGTttgtttaaaatcttaaaaactgTCAAAATTTGGACTTGACAGCAATGGGAAGGTGTGGACCTTCTATGTCTTTACTGCTAGTAACTAGAAGATagcatataaatattttacaaacaGGTATAGGGAATACCTGTGCACCAAGAGGAACAGGGAACAGCGCACAGACAGAATTGCTTAATGCAACAATTATCGCATTGTTGCTTTCAATAAGATGGCGAACATTTTGAAGAACAAAAGCTTGTATCAATGAGTATGGAACTCGGAGAGACCGGATCTGCAAACATTAATGGCAAATTCTGAACAAATCCACAGCCACGTagatagaaaagaaagagaggatttccattttaattttgtgtCTAATATGGTTAAGCTACCTCAATCCGTCTTGGAAGTAGAGAAATTGCATAGGACTTTTGAATGACAACAAGAGAAGGAGCCTCTGACCAACAAATTTTCTCTGCTTGGAGATGCTTGCCATTTTGGTCCACAAAGACTCCAATGTTATCCTGCGGCAGCAACAGAAACAAAAGTTTCTAGCTTCATTCTTGTTGTGTGGGAAGCGAAGACAATAAATAGCATTTGGGAGAACAGAAAATATGCTCAGGGCATCCATATTACGGGCTATGTATATCCTGCGCATGTATAACCCCTTAAGAGTTATACCTGCAACTCTCAAGCAAAGAAGTTCCTTATGTCCAGGGTTATAAAAATCATTCCATTTGTTAATGCAATGAGATAGCAATGATAATTGAAAACCTTCAACAGGCGATTAAAGACTAAAGCCCATGATGCACAGGTGTTCTTGCAGGACATAGCTCATTAAAGACTAAAGTCCATCATCGCcatggttttcaaaaaaaacaacaataatgtTCCAACTTAAGTAGTTCCTAAAAGTTGTACAAGAAAGAAGATTAAAGTAATCAAGCAGGACAACCCAAAAATAAGTGATATAACTCCGATATTTTTCCTTCATTATTCAACATGAACGTTCAAGACGTAGTGGCTTATTGACGTATATCAAGTTCATTGTGACACGGTTCTGCTTTACGTACGATAACTGCCAACAGCATAACCCTTACCATCAAAACAACAGATGAAAGCCATAGGCAAGCTTAAAGGGGAAACaaatactaatttttcaaaCCAGCAGGAGTATCTAGTCACCAATATAAGCACATAATTAACTAATGAATTAAACAACTAAAAGGCAGAAATGAATGAATTAAACAATTACTATCAACAAAGACAAGCCAAATAAAACCAAGTAAATGTCAGCAGCAGAGAGAGAGTACCTTCCCAAGAAGAAGCTCCCCAGAAGGAAGAGATACCACTAATGGAGGAGCTAGTCTCCCTGAAGGAAAAACCTGACTCAATGCACCATTTGTTGAATTTAATATCCAATATTCCTTTCTAATTCCCAAACATATGTTCTCACCGCACCATGACATTGACTTCACTGTATCTGAAACTCCAAAATCTTTAACCTCCACAAATCCCCTTCCACCTGAAAAATAAACTCAGAATTCAGCTCCACCAAAGAGAAAATTATCACCTCATTATCACATTAGCAAAATCAAATTTGGTATCACAGCTCGGTTCACAATCCAAATAACCTAAtattaactttataaatttatttttccaatcaTTTATTAACAAAGAAACATTAGTTCCAATCATTTAGCACTACAATGAGCTCCACTTGAGAAAAAATACTGGTTTAACATCACAAGATATACTTTCAAAATGAAAGCTAATGAAAAAACATCCCATCAGTTaatgagaaatgaaagaaacaaagagaATCATGTGACTCGATTTCCAATCCAAGTAACCTAATGTCTACTTAAAACTATCAATTGAAGACATTTAGCACCTTACTTGGCAAAaagtacaataaaattaactaactaCCACCTTAATATCAACAATCAAAATGATAAccgctataaaaaaaaaaaatgtgattcaATTTACGATCTAAAAAACTATAAGGCTGAAACTCAAATCAATGAGAACCATTACTAAAACCTTAATTATCTTAGTAGCAATATAAtcatataaaacaatatcaaattttaaagaagTTATATTAACTCCAAGAATCACTAAATTATCCTAGTTTCCATTGCTTTCACTAACATTTACACTATGATTAgccaaaataacattaaatctTCGAGTAATTTAGCAAAGGATAAATCCtcctagtttttttatatgtttttcatgatcatttacaacaaaagaaaatacaCCAAATTTTGATCTAATTACCGTCATGTCTAAAAATGCAGACTCTCCTTTGCCTGGCGAAGCACAGAAACCCTCGCTTATCATCCCAATCAAATACGTTAGCACCTTTAGCTTTAGTAAGCACCGCAATGGTCTCCAAATTTGGCAATCGATGAAACGCGATAGATTCAGAGAGCGATAGGAGCAGTTCTCTTGAAGCCAATACTTTCATTGACAAAATCGGCTTTTTAGAGAATCCGTTTACCGTTCTCTCCAGTGAATACGGTTCCTTTCGAAGTTGATCACCGTGGTTATGGTAATCAGACGGTGGAGATTTGTCGGAGATAGCGGACACTGGAGCGTAGATTCTGAGAGCTCCATCGGAGCAAGCGATGAGGAGCTTTGAACCGTAGGATTCGATCGCATCGATTTTGTTTGGGCAATTTGTGAGGAGCTCGAAGGAATCGTAGGCATTGTGCACCATTATTGGGTTTCAGCTTTTGATCGTTTCAGTGAATACAGAGAAGAGTTTCATAATAGAGCAGATCGGTTAATTACAATTTGATCCCCATTTATAAATATAAgagtaaattaaatataatttgctcatttttttattttgttattttaaaaattacacttAAGTGGATTAAAATTTTGTATTGCATACTTAAGCGTGTGGGTGGGCTTGCACACTTTGGGATACGTGTACAATGTTGTCTGATGACCAAATGCTTGCTTCGTGGGCGGCGTTGGGATCTCcttaacaacgcgtatggataATGGACTTTCAGTTTGATGCCAAtaacctttttttgtttttttttggtgtcaTTTTCTATTATTGCGCCAAAccgtttaattttttcaaaccatatcttcaatttgattttcctttgattttagtttataatcttttgattgttatttgttttatttaaagtaatttataaaattggattttttttaatttttttttttaattttttcatctatcatatttgatcctcattcttttaattattttttatattattattttttactatttttttgatttattttattctcataaTTGTCcctcattgttttaattaatttaatttttatatcatatttagtttttgtttttttaattgttatttgtgttttttcttttttatttttggatgattgagaattttgctttgtGATTTTTACAAGTTGTCTTTTGTAGAGTAATCTAGTCTCATGTTATGGATTACAAGTTTTGAGAATTAGTCTAATttgactttggtttttttttttaatatatatattcaatttctAGGTTGTTAAGCTTTcaactttgtgatttttgtcttttttctttctacgGGGTTATTCCAATCTCATATCTCGGGTTGCAAGTACTTCGAGTTGACCCTGAttgactcatgttttttttcaactgatttgtttttcaatttcattttttattagttaatttgctTGAGAGTTgacctttattattttatttattattttttatgaggttattcttACCTCACAAGCGGACCTTGAGCTCGTCATACTAACTAGagtcagatttgttttttttataatttttaaaagttgatttttttttcaatttatccatTAGTATTTGATTTGCTagtaattaagttttaattttttttttctctttatgagGATATCTTGttctcattttaaatttttttttgttatcaaataagattattgagacattttaaaattatttaaagggtattttttataatattgacaaatattcatttttttattagttatttttttttcttcatatattttatgtatgtttttGATACCTTTTTGTCCATTCATCATTCATTCGATAGAGAATTTTGCAGctaataaaaaatgtataattATCATGAGAAATATAATTTACAGTCCTAAAtcttgagggaaaaaaaattgtggatCGAAATTGGAAATCTTACCAACTGATTGATGTGATTTTACACCAACGACTTATTTACCTTAGTGTAACTATGAATTGCttgtaacaaaattattttaccgGCAAAGAGAACACAATAAAATGGTAACAAGACATCATGGAAGCGTTTTCTTTGTGAGAGTGTGCTTAGGACATGGTATTTAAGgctgttaaaaatattttttttgacgtgatataaaatatagaataaacttgaattgtaaaattataagaaaaatattttaactaattatatattaacaattttaatcaagtaataattaacaatataatataattaaaataaaaataaaataaacaataaaaaaattcaaacatctttattttattcatattgaTTCATTTATTTCTTAGACAAATCGATCCACTTACTTCTTTATTTACAAGAAATGAGTCCCTTCAAATTTTGATAGACCATTTAgcatttttattctattattttgCTAGCTAAACAAAGTACTATAtcaattgatatattaatagtttacataaaaaattatgaagaatgaataggtattttacttttttgaaagtaaaatccataaataacttgtattgttaaaaaaattatagtcaaaatcaagcctttaattattaaattgcaCAAATTTTgtaagatataaatttaaaataataaaaatactaaggtGTAAATTACCaaaatatacaatttttttttttttaaacttgtaaaattggtctaattttattaattttgaccgAGTTTGAtcgattttaataatttttaaattttaatttaatttaacacgataaatatatattaactaataaaatcaaaagattttaacaatctaacttgttttttaataacattgatCGCATCTATTCTCCAACTCCGGTAATTAGTTTCCACATCTGacatcattaataataataacaataataataataattggacGTGGTTTCTCATAATCGGTTATAACCCCATTATTCACCATGACAACTtggaaagaaattataataatataataataatcctaATCACACCAcctgtttattttctatatcaGACAAGTAGCCCGTGAATAAAGCGAAAACACAAGAAGATACACGGAACGGAAAACCAAAGAGAAACCGATGACTTTGGGTCTAGTTAATGCAAACCCAGTGGTTCACGCCAAGAAAGAAAGGGTTGCTCGTACTGAAGATCTTCACTGTGATGATTCTGTTGATCCACTCGATATCTATGatatccttttctctttctttcttttttccctcgTTTTTTgatctttcatatatatatatattatatatatatatatatatttgaaatcttTATGTGCCAATGAGTTTTGAATTAAAGAAATGTATTCTTTGACTTCAATTAGCAAATTTTGTCAGAGATATAAGAGATCCAGAGCATCCATACTCACTTGAACAGCTTAGTGTTTTATCAGAGGAGTCTATCACCGTCGATGACAAACTGGGTCGTATTCTGTGAGTACTTTTTTAGTTCAATATAGTTCGTGCCAGtggctttttatttattggacCGAATTATGGGGGCTTGAATtgcaatcttttttatttttttaatgtaacggaggtttttttttttttttttttaggattactTTTACTCCGACAATACAACATTGCAGTATGGCCACAGTTATTGGTCTGTGTCTAAGAGTGAAACTACAAGAGTGTTTCCCTCCACATTATAAGGTTAGGATTTCAAGTATGGCTATTTTCTTCATCATCTCACTCTCTGTTATATAATATCTTAGTGTGGTTCACTGTTGATTTAGATTATTTGtgaattctttcatttttttttttttgtaatttcttctTAAAGTTGAaggcttttgtttttgtttcaaatgCCGGAGTTGAATATAATTTCTTGGCCGAAAACTGAAGAATTTGGCTTGCATATGATTCTTTATGGTAAATATGTCAGTATATAGTTTCCTAGATGATTATTAGTTGTTAATAAAGCATATACTATGTTTGACACTTAATCGAACCGGGAATTTGCTTTGTTCTTGTGTGTGTGAAGAAACGTTAATTCATTTCGAATTGATAGAATACTTAAATATGAACAAGGCTTTTAATGTCACTTTTATGCCAGTGTCTTAAACTTTGGAAAACCCATTACTCTTGAAGTTGTAGGAGGCTCCAGTTTGGATCCTTTATGTAGATGATGTTAACTAGCATCTACTTAAAGCTCTGCTACTCAACCTCCTGATCTGTATCTTCATGTGCTATTATCGTGGATGCTGGAAACACTATTGATTTCCTTGAATGACTTGTAGATTGTTGCATAATTGCAATGCCAAGATTGGATGATATTATACTTAACCTTGAAGAGTATAGGTTGTATTTGAATCTGTGGCCAATTGATTTGCTGTCATGTGGTTATGTCATAGACATGTCTTCTTTTGAGCTCGCTCGTGATTCAGGATGGCTAGCTGCCTTGGATCTCTATCGACTTCCATTGATGATTGGCTTTTCATCTTAAGTGTACCTTGGAGAAAAAAACTGGAAGTGCTATGATATTTGGTTAATCAAGTTCATCTGCGTCGTGCCTtcaacattttataattttcaagatATAAATGATACTCGATGAGATAATTTCTCACCCATTCACGGGTCTGATGATACTTCTCCACAGGTTGACATTAAAGTCGCTCCTGGATCTCATGCTGACGAAGAAGCAGGTGAAGCTGATTTTTACATTTACTTTAATTCATCTTGCTGTACTATGTTTTCTGATTTCTTATGGATCTAACCTAGCCTATGTATCTTGGTTCTCGGCCATTTCTGCACTTCCTGTGCAAGAATGGATGCATGATGTTAGCATATCCGACCATTCTAGTTATTGTCATCGAACATGTTCAGAACTATATCCATGACTGATGTATCTCAACCTTGATAAATGTAGGAGATAACAGAAGTGTATGTCTTGTTTATGATTTTACCTATGTTTTAAACTGGCTTTCAGCATATGAGATTCCATATTTGGAGCATATATTGATCCCTTCCATTCTTCTGGGCCTCCCCGACTGATATCACTTCTGAAATTTGcaatttttatagttaataagCAGTTAAATGACAAGGAAAGAGTTGCTGCTGCCTTGGAGAATCCCAATCTCCGTCAACTTGTGGATGAGTGCCTCTACTCCAATGAACTTTAACCAAGTACACTCGCGTGCTCAAAAGACTTTGTACAGTTTCAGTTGGTGGTTGAATGCAATAAACTGACTTTTAGCTGAATCTTCTGAATGCTGTGATTCTTTCGATAAATTGCATGGATGTATTTAGGAGGCTCAGTTTTAAACAAAGAAACTCTGTGATGCAGTATGTTGCATCTTATAGCGCGCACTCCTTTCTAGTGATAAGTTGTATTGATTTAGTTAAATCTTGGCATTTCATGCCGGATAAGGAAGCTTGTGTCCCTGATACTCAGCTCTTTCGGGCAATTCAGATATCGCAGAACCGGTAATTTATTAACTATGAACTAAAACTAAAAGACTTTACCTCTGCCCACATGATACTATTTATGGCAAaagtattttactttttttttttttaattttattatttaatattagattttttttatttagttatcacattCTCATTACATGGAAATTCAGGTTTGATTGATTAACTTagttgactcaattttttatctttttctaattattattttttttcaatttcgtcctttaatattaatttgattgagaattaaacttcatgatttgttttgtttacttttcattaggttaacctggttttatTACCCGAGAATAATACTTAACGCGTTAACCTGAATTAACTTCGGTTGTTTTTCGtgtcttttatttaattgatttttttttttcaattttattattcaatattgagttagttgagaattgagttttataattttttgttttgttttttataagaatatctTGGTCTCACGATCAAGGTCAcgagttttgatattttaaccaTGGTTAAATTaggtggtttttttattattttctttctaagagGTTATATCAATCTCATGACTCGGGTCACAGGTCCTTCAATATTCACAAGTCCTTCAATATTggacttgttttttattgagttgTCCCTGTTTTATGACTCGGGT is a genomic window of Populus alba chromosome 5, ASM523922v2, whole genome shotgun sequence containing:
- the LOC118030018 gene encoding protein AE7-like 1; amino-acid sequence: MTLGLVNANPVVHAKKERVARTEDLHCDDSVDPLDIYDFVRDIRDPEHPYSLEQLSVLSEESITVDDKLGRILITFTPTIQHCSMATVIGLCLRVKLQECFPPHYKVDIKVAPGSHADEEAVNKQLNDKERVAAALENPNLRQLVDECLYSNEL